The Eleutherodactylus coqui strain aEleCoq1 chromosome 6, aEleCoq1.hap1, whole genome shotgun sequence genome window below encodes:
- the LOC136572069 gene encoding olfactory receptor 5G3-like, translating to MNINHTVVTGFILLGFSAVTNHQVSLFPIFLCIYTITVGGNLSIIITYKLSPSLHTPMYFLLANFSFLEILYVSCTVPQMLSGLLSECKVISFSGCAIQMYFVLLFGGTECYMLAAMAYDRYNAICHPLLYTVIMNERVCIQHIVGSYIIGAANALIHTVFTFSLPFCASNEIDHFFCDIPPVLELSCQDILINELLIFVIAGCVIIGSFVVTMISYVEIISKILKLHSVSSRKKTFATCSSHLIVVSVFYGSAIFMYFRPRSSHRIGQNSVVSLMYTVIAPLLNPFIYSLRNKEVKSNMKTIILRQIKF from the coding sequence ATGAATATCAATCACACAGTGGTAACAGGATTTATTCTTTTGGGATTTTCTGCAGTTACTAATCATCAAGTTTCCCTTTTTCCAAtctttctatgtatatatacaatCACAGTGGGTGGGAACCTATCTATAATCATCACATATAAACTTAGTCCAAGCCTCCACACTCCAATGTATTTCCTTCTTGCTAATTTCTCTTTCTTGGAGATACTCTATGTTTCATGCACTGTCCCTCAGATGTTGTCTGGTTTATTGTCAGAATGTAAAGTCATCTCCTTTTCTGGCTGTGCTATACAAATGTATTTTGTCTTGCTGTTTGGTGGAACAGAGTGTTACATGCTGGCGGCCATGGCTTATGACCGCTATAATGCCATATGTCACCCTCTGTTGTACACTGTCATTATGAATGAAAGAGTTTGTATCCAGCATATAGTGGGCTCATATATCATTGGTGCAGCTAATGCTCTAATACACACAGTGTTCACATTTTCATTGCCGTTCTGTGCATCCAATGAGATTGACCATTTTTTTTGCGATATTCCACCAGTACTAGAACTCTCCTGCCAGGACATTTTGATCAATGAACTTCTGATATTTGTCATTGCCGGCTGTGTTATAATTGGTTCATTTGTAGTAACAATGATTTCCTATGTGGAGATCATTTCAAAAATTCTAAAACTCCATTCTGTATCAAGCAGGAAAAAAACATTTGCAACTTGTTCTTCTCACTTGATAGTTGTCTCGGTATTTTATGGTTCAgcaatttttatgtattttagacCCAGGTCTAGTcatagaattggtcaaaatagtgtggTGTCTTTAATGTATACAGTTATTGCGCCACTCTTAAATCCTTTCATATATAGTCTACGAAACAAAGAGGTTAAATCAAATATGAAAACTATAATTTTACGGCAAATTAAATTCTGA